Proteins encoded in a region of the Labrus bergylta chromosome 9, fLabBer1.1, whole genome shotgun sequence genome:
- the phykpl gene encoding 5-phosphohydroxy-L-lysine phospho-lyase isoform X2, giving the protein MALQKEETLAMRKRLIGQSCKLFYSDDPLKIVRARGQYLFDENGKRYLDCISNVHHVGHCHPDITKAAAAQMDLLNTNSRFLHDNRVMYADRLSATLPEKLCVFYFVNSGSEANDLALRLAQQYTQHEDVIVLDHAYHGHLMSLIDISPYKFRKLAGQKEWVHVAPLPDTYRGIYRDTHPDPGQAYADTVKDLIEDVHNKGRKISAFFAESLPSVGGQIIFPQGYSTKVAEYVRSAGGVYVADEVQTGFGRVGSHFWAFELQGEGFCPDIVTMGKPMGNGHPLACVATTAEIAGAFTANGVEYFNTFGGNPVSCAIGLEVLNVIEKEDLRGNATRVGAHLKGLLTKLQSQHQIIGDVSYWELRLIGKVWSSFSSFFLFLFHNQP; this is encoded by the exons ATGGCACTCCAGAAAGAAGAAACTCTTGCAATGAGGAAGAGACTAATCGG ACAGTCCTGCAAACTCTTTTACTCCGATGACCCCTTGAAAATAGTGAGAGCAAGAGGGCAGTATTTATTCGATGAAAATGGCAAGCGCTATCTGGACTGCATCAGCAACGTTCATCATG TGGGCCATTGTCACCCAGACATAACaaaggctgcagcagcacaaatGGACCTTCTAAACACCAATTCACGATTCCTGCACGACAACAGGGTCATGTACGCAGACCGCCTGTCTGCCACCTTGCCTGAGAAGCTGTGTGTCTTCTACTTTGTTAATTCTGG GTCAGAGGCCAATGATCTGGCTCTGCGACTGGCACAGCAGTATACCCAGCACGAGGATGTCATTGTGCTTGACCA TGCATACCATGGGCATCTAATGTCCCTCATCGACATTAGTCCTTACAAGTTCCGGAAACTGGCAGGACAGAAGGAATGGGTTCATGTG GCCCCCTTACCAGACACCTATAGAGGCATATACCGCGACACTCACCCCGACCCAGGACAAGCATACGCTGATACAGTTAAAGACCTCATCGAGGATGTGCATAATAAAGGTCGAAAG ATCTCTGCATTCTTTGCCGAATCCTTGCCAAGTGTTGGAGGACAAATCATCTTTCCTCAAGGATACTCAACTAAAGTTGCAGA ATATGTGCGCTCTGCTGGAGGTGTGTATGTGGCCGATGAGGTGCAGACGGGCTTTGGACGTGTGGGGAGTCACTTCTGGGCCTTCGAGTTGCAGGGGGAGGGTTTCTGCCCCGACATAGTGACCATGGGCAAACCGATGGGCAATGGGCATCCCCTGGCATGCGTGGCCACCACAGCAGAGATAGCTGGAGCGTTCACAGCCAATGGAGTGGAATACTTCAATACG TTCGGAGGAAACCCAGTGTCCTGTGCAATTGGCCTGGAAGTCCTGAATGTGATTGAGAAAGAGGACCTGAGAGGAAATGCCACAAGGGTGGGAGCACATCTGAAAGGTTTACTCACAAAGCTTCAATCCCAGCATCAAATAATTGGAGATGTCAG TTATTGGGAACTTCGCTTGATAGGTAAAGTCTGGTCATCATTtagttctttctttctttttctgtttcacaaCCAACCCTga
- the phykpl gene encoding 5-phosphohydroxy-L-lysine phospho-lyase isoform X1, with protein sequence MALQKEETLAMRKRLIGQSCKLFYSDDPLKIVRARGQYLFDENGKRYLDCISNVHHVGHCHPDITKAAAAQMDLLNTNSRFLHDNRVMYADRLSATLPEKLCVFYFVNSGSEANDLALRLAQQYTQHEDVIVLDHAYHGHLMSLIDISPYKFRKLAGQKEWVHVAPLPDTYRGIYRDTHPDPGQAYADTVKDLIEDVHNKGRKISAFFAESLPSVGGQIIFPQGYSTKVAEYVRSAGGVYVADEVQTGFGRVGSHFWAFELQGEGFCPDIVTMGKPMGNGHPLACVATTAEIAGAFTANGVEYFNTFGGNPVSCAIGLEVLNVIEKEDLRGNATRVGAHLKGLLTKLQSQHQIIGDVRGVGLFVGIELVTDREQKTPATKTAAWVVKRLKEEDLICVSTDGPWESVLKFKPPMCFSMEDAELVVRCIHRILSDLETNGLKLEKEDI encoded by the exons ATGGCACTCCAGAAAGAAGAAACTCTTGCAATGAGGAAGAGACTAATCGG ACAGTCCTGCAAACTCTTTTACTCCGATGACCCCTTGAAAATAGTGAGAGCAAGAGGGCAGTATTTATTCGATGAAAATGGCAAGCGCTATCTGGACTGCATCAGCAACGTTCATCATG TGGGCCATTGTCACCCAGACATAACaaaggctgcagcagcacaaatGGACCTTCTAAACACCAATTCACGATTCCTGCACGACAACAGGGTCATGTACGCAGACCGCCTGTCTGCCACCTTGCCTGAGAAGCTGTGTGTCTTCTACTTTGTTAATTCTGG GTCAGAGGCCAATGATCTGGCTCTGCGACTGGCACAGCAGTATACCCAGCACGAGGATGTCATTGTGCTTGACCA TGCATACCATGGGCATCTAATGTCCCTCATCGACATTAGTCCTTACAAGTTCCGGAAACTGGCAGGACAGAAGGAATGGGTTCATGTG GCCCCCTTACCAGACACCTATAGAGGCATATACCGCGACACTCACCCCGACCCAGGACAAGCATACGCTGATACAGTTAAAGACCTCATCGAGGATGTGCATAATAAAGGTCGAAAG ATCTCTGCATTCTTTGCCGAATCCTTGCCAAGTGTTGGAGGACAAATCATCTTTCCTCAAGGATACTCAACTAAAGTTGCAGA ATATGTGCGCTCTGCTGGAGGTGTGTATGTGGCCGATGAGGTGCAGACGGGCTTTGGACGTGTGGGGAGTCACTTCTGGGCCTTCGAGTTGCAGGGGGAGGGTTTCTGCCCCGACATAGTGACCATGGGCAAACCGATGGGCAATGGGCATCCCCTGGCATGCGTGGCCACCACAGCAGAGATAGCTGGAGCGTTCACAGCCAATGGAGTGGAATACTTCAATACG TTCGGAGGAAACCCAGTGTCCTGTGCAATTGGCCTGGAAGTCCTGAATGTGATTGAGAAAGAGGACCTGAGAGGAAATGCCACAAGGGTGGGAGCACATCTGAAAGGTTTACTCACAAAGCTTCAATCCCAGCATCAAATAATTGGAGATGTCAG GGGCGTCGGATTGTTTGTGGGTATTGAGTTGGTTACAGACAGGGAGCAGAAGACCCCTgccacaaaaacagcagcatgggTGGTGAAAAG ACTGAAGGAGGAGGATCTGATCTGTGTCAGTACAGATGGCCCCTGGGAGAGCGTCTTGAAGTTCAAACCCCCAATGTGTTTCAGTATGGAGGATGCAGAACTGGTGGTACGATGTATTCATCGTATCCTCTCAG ACCTGGAGACCAATGGTCTTAAACTGGAAAAGGAAGACATCTAA
- the phykpl gene encoding 5-phosphohydroxy-L-lysine phospho-lyase isoform X4, which yields MALQKEETLAMRKRLIGQSCKLFYSDDPLKIVRARGQYLFDENGKRYLDCISNVHHVGHCHPDITKAAAAQMDLLNTNSRFLHDNRVMYADRLSATLPEKLCVFYFVNSGSEANDLALRLAQQYTQHEDVIVLDHAYHGHLMSLIDISPYKFRKLAGQKEWVHVAPLPDTYRGIYRDTHPDPGQAYADTVKDLIEDVHNKGRKISAFFAESLPSVGGQIIFPQGYSTKVAEYVRSAGGVYVADEVQTGFGRVGSHFWAFELQGEGFCPDIVTMGKPMGNGHPLACVATTAEIAGAFTANGVEYFNTFGGNPVSCAIGLEVLNVIEKEDLRGNATRVGAHLKGLLTKLQSQHQIIGDVSG from the exons ATGGCACTCCAGAAAGAAGAAACTCTTGCAATGAGGAAGAGACTAATCGG ACAGTCCTGCAAACTCTTTTACTCCGATGACCCCTTGAAAATAGTGAGAGCAAGAGGGCAGTATTTATTCGATGAAAATGGCAAGCGCTATCTGGACTGCATCAGCAACGTTCATCATG TGGGCCATTGTCACCCAGACATAACaaaggctgcagcagcacaaatGGACCTTCTAAACACCAATTCACGATTCCTGCACGACAACAGGGTCATGTACGCAGACCGCCTGTCTGCCACCTTGCCTGAGAAGCTGTGTGTCTTCTACTTTGTTAATTCTGG GTCAGAGGCCAATGATCTGGCTCTGCGACTGGCACAGCAGTATACCCAGCACGAGGATGTCATTGTGCTTGACCA TGCATACCATGGGCATCTAATGTCCCTCATCGACATTAGTCCTTACAAGTTCCGGAAACTGGCAGGACAGAAGGAATGGGTTCATGTG GCCCCCTTACCAGACACCTATAGAGGCATATACCGCGACACTCACCCCGACCCAGGACAAGCATACGCTGATACAGTTAAAGACCTCATCGAGGATGTGCATAATAAAGGTCGAAAG ATCTCTGCATTCTTTGCCGAATCCTTGCCAAGTGTTGGAGGACAAATCATCTTTCCTCAAGGATACTCAACTAAAGTTGCAGA ATATGTGCGCTCTGCTGGAGGTGTGTATGTGGCCGATGAGGTGCAGACGGGCTTTGGACGTGTGGGGAGTCACTTCTGGGCCTTCGAGTTGCAGGGGGAGGGTTTCTGCCCCGACATAGTGACCATGGGCAAACCGATGGGCAATGGGCATCCCCTGGCATGCGTGGCCACCACAGCAGAGATAGCTGGAGCGTTCACAGCCAATGGAGTGGAATACTTCAATACG TTCGGAGGAAACCCAGTGTCCTGTGCAATTGGCCTGGAAGTCCTGAATGTGATTGAGAAAGAGGACCTGAGAGGAAATGCCACAAGGGTGGGAGCACATCTGAAAGGTTTACTCACAAAGCTTCAATCCCAGCATCAAATAATTGGAGATGTCAG TGGATGA
- the phykpl gene encoding 5-phosphohydroxy-L-lysine phospho-lyase isoform X3 produces the protein MDLLNTNSRFLHDNRVMYADRLSATLPEKLCVFYFVNSGSEANDLALRLAQQYTQHEDVIVLDHAYHGHLMSLIDISPYKFRKLAGQKEWVHVAPLPDTYRGIYRDTHPDPGQAYADTVKDLIEDVHNKGRKISAFFAESLPSVGGQIIFPQGYSTKVAEYVRSAGGVYVADEVQTGFGRVGSHFWAFELQGEGFCPDIVTMGKPMGNGHPLACVATTAEIAGAFTANGVEYFNTFGGNPVSCAIGLEVLNVIEKEDLRGNATRVGAHLKGLLTKLQSQHQIIGDVRGVGLFVGIELVTDREQKTPATKTAAWVVKRLKEEDLICVSTDGPWESVLKFKPPMCFSMEDAELVVRCIHRILSDLETNGLKLEKEDI, from the exons atGGACCTTCTAAACACCAATTCACGATTCCTGCACGACAACAGGGTCATGTACGCAGACCGCCTGTCTGCCACCTTGCCTGAGAAGCTGTGTGTCTTCTACTTTGTTAATTCTGG GTCAGAGGCCAATGATCTGGCTCTGCGACTGGCACAGCAGTATACCCAGCACGAGGATGTCATTGTGCTTGACCA TGCATACCATGGGCATCTAATGTCCCTCATCGACATTAGTCCTTACAAGTTCCGGAAACTGGCAGGACAGAAGGAATGGGTTCATGTG GCCCCCTTACCAGACACCTATAGAGGCATATACCGCGACACTCACCCCGACCCAGGACAAGCATACGCTGATACAGTTAAAGACCTCATCGAGGATGTGCATAATAAAGGTCGAAAG ATCTCTGCATTCTTTGCCGAATCCTTGCCAAGTGTTGGAGGACAAATCATCTTTCCTCAAGGATACTCAACTAAAGTTGCAGA ATATGTGCGCTCTGCTGGAGGTGTGTATGTGGCCGATGAGGTGCAGACGGGCTTTGGACGTGTGGGGAGTCACTTCTGGGCCTTCGAGTTGCAGGGGGAGGGTTTCTGCCCCGACATAGTGACCATGGGCAAACCGATGGGCAATGGGCATCCCCTGGCATGCGTGGCCACCACAGCAGAGATAGCTGGAGCGTTCACAGCCAATGGAGTGGAATACTTCAATACG TTCGGAGGAAACCCAGTGTCCTGTGCAATTGGCCTGGAAGTCCTGAATGTGATTGAGAAAGAGGACCTGAGAGGAAATGCCACAAGGGTGGGAGCACATCTGAAAGGTTTACTCACAAAGCTTCAATCCCAGCATCAAATAATTGGAGATGTCAG GGGCGTCGGATTGTTTGTGGGTATTGAGTTGGTTACAGACAGGGAGCAGAAGACCCCTgccacaaaaacagcagcatgggTGGTGAAAAG ACTGAAGGAGGAGGATCTGATCTGTGTCAGTACAGATGGCCCCTGGGAGAGCGTCTTGAAGTTCAAACCCCCAATGTGTTTCAGTATGGAGGATGCAGAACTGGTGGTACGATGTATTCATCGTATCCTCTCAG ACCTGGAGACCAATGGTCTTAAACTGGAAAAGGAAGACATCTAA
- the LOC109993534 gene encoding heterogeneous nuclear ribonucleoprotein A/B, translated as MSEIEQQYMETSENGHEVDDDFNGAGQTEEGIDESAVNDCGEAEGEAEAEGEGEGEGEGEGEGADADENSQNGGTEGGQIDASKGEEDAGKMFVGGLSWDTSKKDLKDYFSKYGEVTDCTIKMDQQTGRSRGFGFILFKEAVSVDKVLEQKEHRLDGRVIDPKKAMAMKKDPVKKIFVGGLNPDTSKEVIQEYFGTFGEIETIELPQDPKTEKRRGFVFITYKDEVPVKKVMEKKYHNVGGSKCEIKIAQPKEVYQQQQYGARGYGGRGRGRGGQGQNWNQGYNNYWNQGYNQNYGYGQQGYGYGGYGNYDYSAGYYGYGGGYDYNQGNTSYGKTPRRGGHQNSYRPY; from the exons atgtCTGAGATAGAGCAGCAGTATATGGAAACATCGGAAAACGGCCATGAAGTCGACGATGATTTTAACGGAGCCGGCCAAACCGAGGAGGGGATCGACGAGAGCGCTGTGAATGACTGCGGAGAGGCTGAAGGAGAagcagaggcagagggagagggagagggcgagggagagggagagggcgaGGGTGCCGACGCCGATGAGAACTCGCAAAACGGCGGCACAGAGGGCGGCCAGATCGACGCCAGTAAAGGCGAGGAGGATGCCGG GAAAATGTTTGTTGGTGGGCTCAGTTGGGACACAAGCAAGAAGGATCTTAAAGATTACTTCTCTAAATATGGCGAGGTGACGGACTGCACCATCAAGATGGACCAGCAGACAGGGAGGTCAAGAGGTTTCGGCTTCATTCTCTTCAAAGAGGCAGTCAGCGTTGACAAG gtcctAGAACAGAAAGAGCACAGACTAGATGGCCGAGTTATCGACCCCAAGAAGGCTATGGCAATGAAGAAAGACCCAGTGAAGAAAATCTTTGTGGGGGGCCTTAACCCTGACACCTCTAAGGAAGTCATTCAGGAGTACTTTGGGACCTTTGGAGAG ATCGAGACCATTGAACTTCCGCAAGATCCAAAGACGGAAAAGAGGAGGGGATTCGTAttcatcacatataaagacgaGGTTCCAGTCAAGAAGGTGATGGAGAAGAAGTACCATAATGTCGGAGGAAGCAAG TGTGAAATTAAAATCGCCCAGCCCAAAGAGGTctaccagcagcagcagtatgGTGCCCGTGGATATGGGGGGCGTGGCAGGGGACGTGGTG GCCAGGGCCAGAACTGGAATCAAGGTTACAACAACTACTGGAACCAAGGATACAACCAGAACTATGGCTATGGACAGCAAGGCTACGGATACGGCGGCTATGGCAACTATGACTACTCTGCTGGTTATTACGGCTATGGGGGTGGCTACGATTACA ACCAGGGCAATACAAGCTATGGGAAAACTCCAAGACGTGGAGGCCACCAGAATAGCTACAGGCCATACTGA
- the nme5 gene encoding nucleoside diphosphate kinase homolog 5: protein MDQPSCKRIYVERTLALIKPNAVDKAEEIEDIILKAGFTILQKRKLQLSPEQCSDFYADQYGKLFFPSLTAFMSSGPIVALTLARDDAVTHWKSIIGPVNSVKARETHPECLRAKYGTSDLKNGLHGSATFSVAKREIKFMFPNSIIEPFPSKEATAEYLSRYVNPTLLQGLTHICKHKPQNPCIWLADWLIKNNPNKPQICDGAIVEEVE from the exons ATGGACCAGCCGTCATGTAAGCGAATTTATGTAGAAAGAACCCTGGCTCTAATTAAACCAAATGCAGTCGACAAAGCAGAGGAGATTGAAGACATTATACTAAAAGCTGGCTTCACTATCCTACAA AAGAGAAAGCTGCAGCTCAGTCCAGAGCAGTGCAGTGACTTTTACGCAGACCAGTATGGAAAGCTGTTCTTTCCCAGCTTGACTGCCTTCATGAGCTCTGGCCCCATCGTTGCCTTGACTCTGGCCCGTGACGACGCTGTGACCCACTGGAAGTCCATCATAGGGCCTGTCAACAGCGTCAAAGCCAGAGAAACACATCCAGAGTG CCTTAGAGCAAAGTATGGAACTTCTGACCTGAAGAACGGGCTCCATGGCAGTGCAACATTTAGTGTGGCTAAAAGGGAGATCAAATTTATGTTCCCTAACT CTATTATTGAGCCCTTTCCCTCTAAAGAAGCAACAGCAGAGTACCTGAGTAGGTATGTGAACCCAACTCTGCTGCAGGGACTCACACATATCTGCAAGCACAAGCCACAAAACCCCTGT ATCTGGCTTGCTGACTGGCTGATCAAAAATAATCCAAACAAGCCTCAAATATGTGATGGAGCCATTGTGGAAGAAGTAGAATAG
- the rack1 gene encoding small ribosomal subunit protein RACK1: MTEQMTVRGTLKGHNGWVTQIATTPQYPDMILSASRDKTIIMWKLTRDETNYGIPQRSLQGHSHFVSDVVISSDGQFALSGSWDKSLRLWDLTTGCTTRRFDGHLKDVLSVAFSADNRQIVSGSRDKTIKLWNTLGVCKYTIQDEGHSEWASCVRFSPNSSNPIIVSCGWDKVVKVWNLANCKLKTNHIGHTGYLNTVTVSPDGSLCASGGKDGQAMLWDLNEGKHLYTLDSGDTINALCFSPNRYWLCAATGPSIKIWDLEGKIIVDELRQEVISTNSKAEPPQCTCLAWSADGQTLFAGYTDNLIRVWQVTIGTR, from the exons ATGACCGAGCAGATGACAGTGAGGGGTACCCTGAAGGGCCACAATGGATGGGTCACCCAGATCGCCACTACGCCCCAGTATCCCGACATGATTCTGTCGGCGTCCCGAG acaAGACCATCATCATGTGGAAGCTGACCCGTGATGAAACCAACTATGGCATCCCCCAGCGCTCTTTGCAGGGCCACTCTCACTTTGTCAGTGATGTTGTCATCTCCTCAGATGGACAGTTTGCTCTGTCAGGCTCATGGGACAAGTCCCTCCGTCTGTGGGACCTCACCAC TGGCTGCACCACCCGGAGATTTGATGGCCACTTGAAGGATGTTTTGAGTGTGGCCTTTTCCGCTGATAACCGCCAGATCGTGTCTGGCTCCCGGGATAAGACCATCAAGCTGTGGAATACTTTGGGAGTCTGCAAGTACACCATCCAG GACGAGGGTCATTCTGAGTGGGCATCCTGCGTGCGCTTCTCACCCAACAGCAGCAACCCCATTATTGTCTCCTGCGGCTGGGACAAGGTGGTCAAG GTTTGGAACCTTGCAAACTGCAAGCTGAAGACCAACCATATCGGCCACACTGGCTACCTGAACACAGTGACAGTCTCACCCGATGGCTCCCTGTGTGCATCTGGAGGAAAG GACGGTCAGGCCATGCTGTGGGACCTGAATGAGGGCAAGCACCTCTACACCCTGGACAGTGGTGACACCATCAATGCACTCTGCTTCAGCCCCAACCGTTACTGGCTGTGTGCCGCCACTGGCCCCAGTATCAAGATCTGG GATCTGGAGGGCAAGATCATTGTGGATGAActgagacaggaagtgatcagcaCAAATAGCAAGGCTGAACCTCCCCAGTGTACTTGTCTGGCATGGTCTGCTGATGGACAG ACCCTGTTTGCTGGCTACACTGACAACCTGATCAGAGTGTGGCAGGTCACCATTGGAACTCGATAA